The region ttatatatttttttatatattaatattttattcattattcaataataaataataataataataataataaataatataattatatgtttataaataaataataatatatttataaatatataataaaaataaatatagtttatatattttttttatatttatttatatgtgtagatatatttatatatataatatatatttaataatatatatacatatatatattaaatatataatatattatgtaattattattattattattattattatgtattattattatattataatatattatattatttattattattattattatttattattattgaataataaataaaatattaatatataaaaaaatatataattattaataataatagaaatattatttttattatatttaatatttaatacgtaatatataatatatacaattcatatattttttaatttatattcatttatatatttttaatatattgatattattttatattatttattattatttcaataataaataaaataatataaatattttatttcaatatttatttatatcaaataatatatttatatttctatattatatgtttattattattattattattattattattatagatattaatatatatatattaatatatagatattaataaatatatattattatatatatatatacatatatattattaaaaatatatatttttagtttattattatttatttttattgaataataaataaaataataatatgtaaaaaaaaatataattattaataataataaaaatattatttatatctaataatatgttattattattatagatattaatatatatttatataaatatataattatatatttataattcatatattcatatatatataatattatatattcatatatataatatatataatatatattttatatataaatatatatatgttaCCATATATTAcctatttttattgttataaaaataatattttttttatatatttatatctaataatatgttattattattatagatattaatatatatttatataaatatataattatatatttataattcatatattcatatatatataatattatatattcatatatataatatatataatatatattttatatataaatatatatatgttaCCATATATTAcctatttttattgttataaaaataatattttttttatatatttttattttgtttatcattgaaataataataaataatagaaaataatatcaatatatttatttttattatatatttataaatatattattatttatttataaacatataattatattatttattattattattattatttattattattgaataataaataaaatattaatatgtaaaaaaatatataattattaataataatagaaatattatttttattatatttcaatatttatttatatctaataatatatttatatatttctattatatgtttatttttattattttaaatattaatatatatttatataaatatataattatatatttaatatttaatacgtaatatataatatatacaattcatatattttttaatttatattcatttatatatttttaatatattgatattattttatattatttattattatttcaataataaataaaataatataaatattttatttcaatatttatttatatcaaataatatatttatatttctatattatatgtttattattattattattattattattattatagatattaatatatatattaggttgggtaataagtcttttcgtattttgagtaaaacttcaaagggatatatttttagttttgagcaactttattcaaccaaatattatccatattggttaaccaccttttgccgtttttcggctaaagacataattcctttagtgtaaaaactccgtggtttatcgttaaaaaactgtgacacgatgttttcacatgcttctcttgaaggtagcgatactccactaagggagttttgcatagaaccaaacaagtggtaatccgatggtgcaaggtctgggctatatggaggatgcatcaaaacttcccggccaaaactcccagttttttccgagtcatcaaagatgtgtgtggtctagcgttgtcatggtggaagacgatggcatttctgttgaccaattctggccgtttttcttcgattgcttgcttcaatctcatcaattggtcacagtaaagtctagaaccaatagtttgaccagtctggagtagctcataatgattgattcctctccaatcccaccaaacgcacagcataaccttccgtggcgtcttcctggctttgggactgtttgtgtagcttctgcattcttgcaccatgatcgttttcgcacgttattgtcgtatttgatccacttttcatgtcctgtTACCATTCGCTTCATAAACGGTTagatttcatttcgcttcagcaaagaatcgcagatgttaattcggtccaataaacttttcgctgacaattcatgcggtatccaaaaatcgagctttttttgtagccaccctttcttaaatggctcaaaacggttttatagtgaatgtttagttccttagcgatgtaatggctgcttatgtgacgatcctggtctatcctttcaataatttcatcgactttagcaacgataggtcgaccagagcgaggtgcatctttcacatcaaaattttcagaactgaagcaagcgaaccatcgttatgctacatgaactgattcagcatcgtcccccttaacatcacaaatttaattggaggcttgcgtggcatttttcccatttttgtagaacattttcaaaatatagcgaattttttcactattttcactcatctttgaacagctataactttttggccactgctccaaattctgttttgttttgattaaaagatacatcaaatgtcccttaaaacaacgtgatatgatatgacataatgtgattgataacggtggagatagacgactccaaagccatctattgcaaaaatacgaaaagacttattacccaacctaatatattaatatatagatattaataaatatatattattatatatatatatatatatatatatatatatatatatatatattattaaaaatatatatttttagtttattattatttatttttattgaataataaataaaataataatatataaaaaaaatataattattaataataataaaaatattatttttattatatttcaatatttatttatatctaataatatgttattattattatagatattaatatatatttatataaatatataattatatatttataattcatatattcatatatatataatattatatattcatatatataatatatataatatatattttatatataaatatatatatgttaCCATATATTAcctatttttattgttataaaaataatttttttttatatatttttattttgtttatcattgaaataataataaataatagaaaataatatcaatatattCAAAAtctataaataaatataaaaaaaaaaatatgaattatatatattattattagatatttataaatatattataagatatttattattattattattatttagaaacaattcaataacaaataaaagtaataaattaaatagtaataataataattaacatataataatatatatatttataaatattatatgcttattattaaacaattgaaaaaaaatcattaatttaattatatttttttatatatatgtTTGTATGTATTGTATTTAattgtattttatgttttattattgtttatttttattttattaaaactttcttattttatatattaggttgggtaataagtcttttcgtattttgagtaaaacttcaaagggatatatttttagttttgagcaactttattcaaccaaatattatccattttggttaaccaccttttgccatttttcggctaaagacataattcctttattctaattaatttttattttaaaacaaaaattattaatttaattatatttttttatatatatatttttatatatatttatttaattatattatattatttattattatttatttttattttattaaaactttcttattttaaatattttttttaataatatataatataatatttgaatataatataatataaatatattaattagTATATAAgtaatataataaatatataaaatataataaatataaaaatttataaataaatatataaaaaaaatataaaaattatatATCTtcttctatatatataaaaatctcgtgtcacaaattttgcgtcccaattgcttcgaaacggctgaaccgattctaaccaaacttggtgtgtatattcttttggtaatggcaattgatataaactatcctacattcactttacttaagtcatctttttttaaatattcaaaaaccacttttcacaatgttagtatccaaactcctccgaaacggctgaaccgattctcacCAAACTTTGAGTGTATCTTCTGTTGGTATCAGAATCGGATGTAAactatatttcattcactttacttaagttattcaaaaaataagaaaattatttttcgtaacttaattgtaagctgtacagtggcattttttatggatttttcatacaaaaaaacgaatgttctcaaatttttataaccctagctcaaacagtcatttttttatgatttttttaaaatcgactaaacagcagagattagcagtcaggatgctgaacagcggaagcgttgctaacgaacccgaagaacgaagaaggccggtgttagctctgttgtggactgtatttcaaattaacagacgagacttctgatttctttgctatctaatcgaatacacctttattttctcttcaacacaaagaaccacgtgagcgatcgtctctcatgagtgctcttactaatcccaatccaattacttaatcccatcccataacaCGCTCACACTACTCCATACATCGGTAAGCAGTTGACGCAACAGCCGGTCtaaacattcatcgaacacttcttactttacacgttttgtccttcttacttttcttacttaaccttacttttaaaaagagatccaagtacactacgcttagcaaatcgctacgaaaaaggggaattaagcagtagcaaaagtaaAGCAGCAGTGTACAAATGTATTTCGTTGATCTCAAGCTACTACGGAGTGATTGAAAAGATTGGTTTTGGGATGTGTTCGATCTGATCTTTAATATGTTAGCTAGGCGAAAGGGGTTCAATTTGGACCGTCGAGCTAGggaaacaacaattcaacgtaggcgcagagaaataagaactccgcaccaaatacaacaagacagagaaaatgcGCGTGCGGAGATGTCACAAATCCGTGCATCGCAGGCAGAAGAGACTCAAAAAAGACCGAATGCACTGCAGGCAGATAGAATGCAGACGCGAAGATCGGTTGTCAACGGAATGATAGAAAATCGTGAGCGCCAGCAAGAGCATCGAGCAAATACATCCGCTTCgtttcttcgattggcttttAATTACGAGTCAAACGTTGATTATTCGGCGAATCACAAGGTGAATATCGGCAATATGGACGAAGAATGCTCCCATTGTCATGCgcttaaattaaaaaaagagccAGCCGGAATGTGTTGCGCTTCGGGAAAGGTTCAGTTGCCAGAAATCAAAACACCACCAGAGCCTTTGAACAGTTTGCTTTGTGGTATTGATCCGgattcaaaaatatttttgaaacatATTAGAAGGTTTAACGGATGCTTCCAAATGACATCTTTTGGAGCTACTGAGATCATCAACAATGTAGCAGCAGATGGCCAACAATTTAACTCAACCTTTAAAATAAGAGGCCAGGTGTATCATAGAATGGGCTCATTGCTGCCGATGCCCAATGAAGTTCACAAATTTTTGCAAATCTACTTATTGGGCGGTGAAGACGATTCCGAACGAATCCAAACCAATCGAGTTGATGCACGTTGCGGATTTAACAATCTTAATTCACCTGAGGCCAGGCGCATTGTTGGAGAATTGGATGCCCTGCTAATGAACCACAACGAGCTGTTGAGAATGTTTAAATCTCACATTCATGATTTGCAAAATGATAACTACGCTATTGTCATAAATCCTAACAAAACACCTGTAGGTGAGCAAGTGCGTAGGTTCAACGCACCTGTCGTAAATGACGTGGCAGGAATCATGGTTGGTGATCACACAATGCCCCGAGAAATCGTAATTCGAAGGAGAGATAATGCTCTACAGTACATCGCAGACACACATCGTTGTTATGACGCTCTGCAATACCCGATCATTTTTTGGAAGGGGCAGGACGGGTATTGCATTAACATTAAACAAAGAAATCCTGCTACAGGTTCTGTATAcgtctttttttattattgtttatgTACATCACATTACTGTATAATAAATCGCTGTGgcactattgtttttttttcaatctcctGCAATAACGATCGTGTTGACTTGATATGTTCTGTACAGAAGGAGTTGGACGGGACATGAGGacgggaaatgttttgttcacaCCCACTTTCTGGATCAACTTGCTTAAATATTAGTATTCTCCTCACTGATCAAAccatacaattaaaaaaaaactggctcaAAACCGTCTTTGCCGAGTATGGTTTCCCAAATATTCATTGATCACTCCACGAAAAAGGTCACTTGAAGGTTTGAATGTAATCTAATGTTAATTCCTTTGCAAATATGAACAACAGTCGTcatgaacaaaatagaaactcaaagaaagagaaaatttcagATAACACCTGTCTTTCACGCGTAGCGACGCACGCGGGGTCAAGCTagtatatattatatattaaatattaaatatattattatatatttttttatttataattatagtatatatttatatttttaataataaataaaaatattaagtattgaaataaaatatttatattattttatttattattgaaataataattaataatataaaataatatcaatatattaaaaatatataaatgaatatatataaaaaaaatatatgaattataaatatataattatatatttatataaatatatatcaatatctataataataataatatattattagatataaataaatattgaaatataataaaataatatttttattattattaataattatagttttttaaatatattattattttatttattattcaataaaaataaataataataaactaaaaatatatatttttaataatattgaaatataataaaaataatatttttattatttttaataattatattttttttttatatattattattttatttattattcaataaaaataaataataataaactaaaaatatatatttttaataatatatatatatatataataatatatatttattaatatctatatattaatatatatatatatattaatatctataataataataataataataataaacatataatataaaaatataaatatattatttgatataaataaatattgaaataaaatatttatattattttatttattattgaaataataatgaataatataaaataatatcaatatattaaaaatatataaatgaatataaattaaaaaatatatgaattgtatatattatatattacgtattaaatattaaatatataattatatatttatataaatatatattaatattgataataataataataaacatataatagaaatatataaatatattattagatataaataaatattgaaatataataaaaataatatttctattattattaataattatatatttttttatatattaatattttatttattattcaataataaataataataataataataataaataatataattatatgtttataaataaataataatatatttataaatatataataaaaataaatatagtttatatattttttttatatttatttatatgtgtagatatatttatatatataatatatatttaataatatatatacatatatatattaaatatatattatattatgtaattattattattattattattattatgtattattattatattataatatattatattatttattattattattattatttattattattgaataataaataaaatattaatatataaaaaaatatataattattaataataatagaaatattatttttattatatttcaatatttatttatatctaataatatatttatatatttctattatatgtttattattattattttaaatattaatatatatttatataaatatataattatatatttaatatttaatacgtaatatataatatatacaattcatatatttttaatttatattcatttatatatttttaatatattgatattattttatattatttattattatttcaataataaataaaataatataaatattttatttcaatatttatttatatctaataatatgttattattattatagatattaatatatatttatataaatatataattatatatttataattcatatattcatatatatataatattatatattcatatatataatatatataatatatattttatatatatatatgttaCCATATATTAcctatttttattgttataaaaataatattttttttatatatttttattttgtttatcattgaaataataataaataatagaaaataatatcaatatatttatttttattatatttcaatatttatttatatctaataatatatttatatatttctattatatgtttatttttattattttaaatattaatatatatttatataaatatataattatatatttaatatttaatacgtaatatataatatatacaattcatatattttttaatttatattcatttatatatttttaatatattgatattattttatattatttattattatttcaataataaataaaataatataaatattttatttcaatatttatttatatcaaataatatatttatatttctatattatatgtttattattattattattattattattattatagatattaatatatatattaggttgggtaataagtcttttcgtattttgagtaaaacttcaaagggatatatttttagttttgagcaactttattcaaccaaatattatccatattggttaaccaccttttgccgtttttcggctaaagacataattcctttagtgtaaaaactccgtggtttatcgttaaaaaactgtgacacgatgttttcacatgcttctcttgaaggtagcgatactccactaagggagttttgcatagaaccaaacaagtggtaatccgatggtgcaaggtctgggctatatggaggatgcatcaaaacttcccggccaaaactcccagttttttccgagtcatcaaagatgtgtgtggtctagcgttgtcatggtggaagacgatggcatttctgttgaccaattctggccgtttttcttcgattgcttgcttcaatctcatcaattggtcacagtaaagtctagaaccaatagtttgaccagtctggagtagctcataatgattgattcctctccaatcccaccaaacgcacagcataaccttccgtggcgtcttcctggctttgggactgtttgtgtagcttctgcattcttgcaccatgatcgttttcgcacgttattgtcgtatttgatccacttttcatgtcctgtTACCATTCGCTTCATAAACGGTTagatttcatttcgcttcagcaaagaatcgcagatgttaattcggtccaataaacttttcgctgacaattcatgcggtatccaaaaatcgagctttttttgtagccaccctttCTTAAATTATTAGTTGTTGTTGACTTTCCTTTTGCGCAAGGACGCGCTTTTTCGAGCTCCCGACGCGAAACGGATCGTGATTAGGTGGAGAGTGCGGTTGGTTGCCAAAATTGGCTGGCGAGTGGATTGGTGCTGTAGGAGGAGCCTCGCGTTACAGTGGCTGTGTTTCGCGGCGCTTAAGTGGCGGGAAAAAGACGgtgaaagtttgaaaaaagtCGCGGCAGGACGCCAACGGCTTTGTTTACAAATCGCTATCGGCGtagtggtgcgcgcgcgttatCAGTGACACCTGTGATAACTCGAcggtgcgagagtgtgtgtggggcCTTGGCGAGTTCCCCAATAAGCCAGCTCGATAAATCAGATCGGCAATGAGCGAAGAGGCGGAAAAATCGGCATCGGTGGCTCCGGTGTTTAAACGAAGCAcgctgatcgagcgatcgccgGTGAAGCAGAGGCTCGTCGACGACATGCTGCGGGACGTTTTCTTGTCCGCTGATATGGTCATCGACCTAGTGAAGGACAGGAAATCCGGACTCGGTCTGGAGGTCAGAGACAGGATGTCAGAGATGATGCAAAAGCTTCGGGCTGTGCAGGTCGCCATCCGAAGAATGGCCAACGGCGATAGAAGGCCGGTGTTAGGCAGCAAATTGGGAAACGCTGTACATGCAGCGTGCCAGACAGAGGAGGTGGCGAGCAAGGAGGCGTGTGTGCAAGTGGAATTCGACAGTCGGCACGTTGCGAACGTAAAGGCTGTACATGAAGCTTGCCAGACAGAGAAGGTCGCGAGCAAGGAGACGGCGGTGCAAGCGGAACTCGGTAAACGGTCTTTCGCGAAGGTGGTAGCCGGAGCTACAGTAGTGGGAAAGCCTCCTGTATCGCAGGCCCCCcccgccacagcatcagcagtgcgactggaagcagaagctgagCCCACGGGCAACACCCCGGCGCGTGGCGCGCAGTCGGAAAAACGCCAGCGCAGCTCAccggaagagcagaaagaCCCCAAgcgcgggaaaaaggaagaggtggATGATTGCGCAACGCCCGCGGAAGCAGAGGGTGGAGACTTCACCCTGGTACAACGCGGTAAGAAGAAGGCGGCAGCTATGCCAAAACCAACCAAGGCAGCGGTTGTCCGGACCCAAGCAAAGTCTTCTCCGCCGAAGACCATGACGACAGGGGCCAAACCGGATGCGCTGATCGTCAAGGCGAAGGACGACGAGCAGTACGAGGCGTTATACACGTCCCtctgcgagaacgagaagctgcaggagctggtggCTACCGTTAGGCgtaccagcggcggcagcatgaTCGTGCAGCTGCGCGAGGGAGTGCGGAGCGCCTTGCATCAGGCTGAGGTGCAGCAAGTGCTGGGAGAAGCGGCGGAGGTGAAGGCTGTCTCTCCGCACACGACGGTTGAGTGCAGGGGCCTGTACCAGCACACAACCGAGCTCATGGTGCAGAATGCTCTTAAGGTTCAGTTTGGCATCGAGCAACCGCCAAATGTCACGGTacgccgtttccgcttccgaacggtggcggagaTACAGCTCCCGACGGACACGGCCGAGAAGCTCATCGGAGCGGGAAAAATGCGCGTTGGGCTAAACGactgcacgctgcacgtgCTGCCAAACCCAACTCGGTGCTTCAAGTGCTGGGAGTTCGGCCATCAAGCGCGTTTCTGCAAGGGCGAGGACCGCCGAGGAGTCTGCTTGCGCTGCAGTGTAGCAGGTCACCCGGCAGCAACGTGCACCGCCAAGCCTAGTTGCTTCATGTGCCCTCCTGGTAGCAACAGCCACGCACCAGGAAGTTTTCGGTGCAGCGCTCGGCAAGCAGCATGCAGGTAGTGCAGCTCAACCTGAATCACTGCGAGGCGGCCCAGGTTCGGTTGCGGCAGTCGATGGTGGAAGCGGCTACGGCGGCGGACATCGCGATTCTGTCGGAGCCGTACCGAGTCCCGGATCTGGACGAGTGCTGGCGAGCGGACAAGG is a window of Anopheles aquasalis chromosome 2, idAnoAquaMG_Q_19, whole genome shotgun sequence DNA encoding:
- the LOC126574437 gene encoding uncharacterized protein LOC126574437; the protein is MSEEAEKSASVAPVFKRSTLIERSPVKQRLVDDMLRDVFLSADMVIDLVKDRKSGLGLEVRDRMSEMMQKLRAVQVAIRRMANGDRRPVLGSKLGNAVHAACQTEEVASKEACVQVEFDSRHVANVKAVHEACQTEKVASKETAVQAELGKRSFAKVVAGATVVGKPPVSQAPPATASAVRLEAEAEPTGNTPARGAQSEKRQRSSPEEQKDPKRGKKEEVDDCATPAEAEGGDFTLVQRGKKKAAAMPKPTKAAVVRTQAKSSPPKTMTTGAKPDALIVKAKDDEQYEALYTSLCENEKLQELVATVRRTSGGSMIVQLREGVRSALHQAEVQQVLGEAAEVKAVSPHTTVECRGLYQHTTELMVQNALKVQFGIEQPPNVTVRRFRFRTVAEIQLPTDTAEKLIGAGKMRVGLNDCTLHVLPNPTRCFKCWEFGHQARFCKGEDRRGVCLRCSQQPRTRKFSVQRSASSMQVVQLNLNHCEAAQVRLRQSMVEAATAADIAILSEPYRVPDLDECWRADKAKMAAVLVRGHPIQKVLDDRHEGFVVVQVAEFTVCACYAPPRWSIEQFQGMLDEMVGVLDRRRPLLVAGDFNAWSTTWGSRRTSPRGHRLEEAIARLRLVLANTGNTSTFCKNGGESIIDVTFCSPELVDGMQWQGAETVVERTDSGGVDRQEAYKASAPAREG